The Hordeum vulgare subsp. vulgare chromosome 7H, MorexV3_pseudomolecules_assembly, whole genome shotgun sequence DNA window tggaggaggcggcggccatttCGCGGACGATCAACCACATGATCGAGGACAACTGCGTGGAGAACGGCGTGCCGCTGCCCAACGTGCCCTCCAAGATCCTCGCCAAGGTCATCGAGTACTGCAACATGCACGTCCCCAGCAGCTCCGACGCCGCCGGCGGAAGCGGTGAGAAGGACCTGAAGAGCTTCGACGCCGGCTTCATCGCCGTCGACCAGGCCACGCTGTACGACCTCCTCCTGGCCGCCAACTACCTGGACGTCGAGGGGCTCCTGGACCTGTGCTTGCAGACGGTGGCGGACATGATCAAGGGCAAGACGGTGGAGGAGATACGCAAGACGTTCAACATCGAGTGCGACTTCACGcccgaggaggaggcggagatcaaaaaggagaaccaATGGGCCTTCGAGTAGAGTAGACACGTCTCCCACTACAACTTTTTTTAATCTTCATCTGCAGCTGCATGCTTAAGTCAATTGTATTTTGCTCTTTTTCTTGTTCAATTAATTACTCTACTACTTTAGGCTACTTTACTTGGTCTTTTGGAGCCGTGATCAAAACCATATCGGATGCATAGATATTTGGTTCGCTTATAGACTATTACTGGAATGTATGGGATATTTCAGGCGAAATGAGTTATGCACTGTGCTTCTATTCGttggataatgatatcaagcttttttttttttttttttggattgGACGTGTTAAATACTcccccgttcttaaatataagtctttttaaagattccaaCAGGGGACTCCATACGAAACAAaacgagtgaatctacactctacaatatgtctatatacatccgtatgtagtccaataatggaatctctaaaaagacttatatttaggaacggagggagtagtaactaAAACGCTAGTTATTGTTCCTCTTTCTGTCTCGCGACTGCGGCGTCTAGGGCACttacccctcctcctcccccccccctctccaatgTCGGAGACGGGAATCCCGATGCCTAGGCTGTgcgttcgcagggccgtctccagGAATTTGGGGGCCCGGTACGAAACATAGAATATGgtttagattttttttaaaattcataTATGACTAAAAAAGTTTTCAAAGAATACCTCATATTGCGGGGGTCAAATAATACCCCATAGCTATCCATGGAAAACCTCATGCCAAAGCATACGTAAATTTGCTGGACTGCACAATATATCTAGAACTGAAAGTCAATGTTTAATGATCAAATCAAATAgattaaaaatgaaaaaaagacaaataataataaaGGATACAAAAGAAACCAAATCGAATAGTTTGCTTCATCCACTCCTCCCATCTGTGTAGATATTATACACTCCTGCTGTTCCAGATCGGCAATGAAAAAATTATTTCTTCATCTTATTTTTCTGCAATAAGAAGTAAAATTGATATAAAAGTTAACTAATTCGGATTTAATCCATACATACACACAGTTATTTTTCAGTTTAAAACCAGTTAACTGTTCAAATGCATCAATTTAGAAATCAACACATACAACATGTGAGTTCAAAGTTAGAATAGAACTCCTATTGTTGTTTGCCTGTCTTGGTCTAAGTAATAAATAAATTACCTATATAGGCCGAGGAGACCAGAAGCACTGGTGTTTCTTGGCTTTGGGTGTTAATCATCGGTTTAGTGCCCAGTGGCTGGACGGAGGACGAGAATCACTTTCGGGCAAAATACGAGTGCTAGCAAGGAGCAACTACGCGGCCGCTGGCGATGATCTGCAGAATACTAGCACTCACGGATTCACTGGGAGCATGCCAAATCACGAGAGACGGCGCCCGCCTACGAAGGCGAAGGACTGGGGAAAGCGGTCACGACGCTATAGGGCTTACGCTGCAGATGGACAACACACACGATGTACCTTCACGATTTTTCTTCAACCGAGGGCCCCACGATTTGAGGGGCCCTGTGCGGTCGCCCACTTTGGCCTCCCTCGTCGACGGGCCTGTGCGTTCGGGGGATGATGACGCTTTACGAAGTGAGCGGAGCTTCAACATAGATTCATGTCATCTACTTGGGACAGTGAAGTTAGGGTTTTTCATCTTATGTGCACAACGGTGAAATTTGGTGGCAAGCGCTTAGGAACGATTAATGAGTTTAACGGCGACAATTGTGGCTCCGAGGCGCATGTCCTTAAGCATGTACGCAATGGAAAACTTGCTCCAGTGGGGGAGCAATGAGAGCGCCTGGTTCTAGAGGAGGTAGTTACGCTCGACGGTGTATTATCCCCACTGAAATTTTTACTATGTTTGGAGTGTATTTGTTATGAATGATAGATCtggatccttcttcttcttaaaaCTAATAATCCACTAGTTaactgcccgtgcgttgccacggtccCTTTAAGGTTTTCATCATTTCATATAGTATGGACATAATGGATGTCGAAAATCACAAGTGTCATAGTAATATTCAAAAAGAATACAATTCGAGAAAAACTAAAGGAGGACACATTCCTGAAGCAAAAAAGTGTGAGTGGATTTGAATATGGCACTTAGTTTGTCTGCGAACGCATTTTGGCTAAATTTTAGCATACAAAAATGTCGTTGCTTCTGAAATGGAGATAAAAGATGTATGCATTTTTATATGATGAATGGGAAAGATTGCACACATGCGTGACTTTAGCCATATGCAAGATAGAAGTAAATCATGAATGAGCGATCTTTGGCTACAACACTGTAACCGCAAGGATATATAATCATGATAATTTCAGAAAACAATGTATCATATGAATGTCTTCTTCGTTTATTTGTGAGAATTTTAAACTTCTACGTTCTATTTCTATTCAAGTTTTAACTTATTCAGACAATAGATTGGACCTAATATGTCATttgcagaacaaaagaagaagaaagcaagGAGAGCCTTACCGGATAAAATGCACAAAGTAGAGTGGTACACAATCAAGTCATTATTGTGCTGCTAATTAGCAATACATGTAGCACATGAATGCTTTGTTTTTTTCTTAAAACAAATCGTTTGATGAAACGTAAAGGCCTTCACACGAGAAACATGTCATCAAAAAGTTACGCCACTGAAAAATAACAAAGAGTGTAATAAATTGTTATTAAGCTTTGACATACAAGAATAGGACAGAAGTAACACGATATGTCCCTTTGCCACAAAGCAGAGTATCAAAGAGTATCTC harbors:
- the LOC123412993 gene encoding SKP1-like protein 1A, with product MADATPAEASSSGDAAGKMITLISSDGESFEVLEEAAAISRTINHMIEDNCVENGVPLPNVPSKILAKVIEYCNMHVPSSSDAAGGSGEKDLKSFDAGFIAVDQATLYDLLLAANYLDVEGLLDLCLQTVADMIKGKTVEEIRKTFNIECDFTPEEEAEIKKENQWAFE